The stretch of DNA GGATTTCTTCCAACTACTGCAGGTTCAAAATTAGGGTGAGACGTTTTTTTAGTCCGTGGAGTGGATTTCTTCACTTTTTTGTTTGTATCCAAGTCTTCAGGGAACCTGCACTTCTTTCCCACAGCCTTGGATTTTTCTTTCAGCGTCTGGGACCCATTTTCTGCCACATACTGAACATTAGCCCTATGTTTTAAAGTGGAGCTCTTCACAATCTTCACATTTTTGATATTCTTATGAAGTTTAACACCCTGTTGCTGAGCTGGTATATAATGAGCATTGACCAGCAGCCCTTCATCCAAGCTCTGAGATGACGATCCCTCGCTCTTAAAATCCAAAGGTGGTCTTTCATCAAAAGAGGATGATGCATGATAAGAAAGGAGTGTATTTTTGGGGGAAATTTTTTTCACTGGTGGCACAACTTTAATCTCTTGTGGAAGAAGTGCACTCATCTGCGTACTTTCTCTAGGAGATCCATTACAGGCCGAACTTGATGCATTAGAGAGATTAGTTGGTGCATTGGGCGTAACATTTTCCTTTTGAACATTTGAGGTCATTGCTACAGAGCCCCTTGCCAGACCCTGACACACAGACTTCACAGTATTTCGTGAATTGTTTTGGCTTTGAAGTTCATTGACATTACAAGAAGGATACGTGGAGATGGATGGCATCCTTTTACTTTCCAGCTGTTCACTTAGAGACTCCTTTGAGCACTGTTTTAGAGAAGGATAAGTGCTATTATCCACAGAGATCATTCCGGTGGAATGTAAACATGTTTGTTTAGAATTTTTCAGGTTAACTGTGCTGCTTTGAGAAACACCACCAGTCTGTTTGACACATATACTCCCATGTCGTAAAATTCCTTTGCCTGGGTCAGCATTGACACTAGTCCTTGGTTTGTTAGTCCTTACAGGATGTGCTTTTTTCTGTATGATGCTTAATATGTAcccatccatttttttcccagaagaaAGTGGTAAAGAACACAGGCTGCTTTGATGGAGAAAAGAGTCTTCATCTTTTAAGTGGTCTAGTTCAGGCACTATACAGTCATCATTATCATTGGGGCCAATCTCCTCCTCTGGTTCCTCTGCCTTTATGTTGCCCATAACAGAAAGAAGAAACATAGGACTCTGCACAGCTACTGCATGAAGTGGGCTGGGATAACGGTAGATATCGTTGCCATTTTTAGATACCAGATCACACTGATACTTTGGGTGAACATCTGCTGCAACGTCAACAGAGTTGGAATGTGGTGCAGAAAAGGAACGGCGAACTGTGCCCGTTTCATGTTGACTGTCTCTGTAATCCAACCATTCAAGGAAGTCATCTGAAATGAAAAATAGGGAAATTGTTATGACTAATATTAAAATGTATGAAAAGCATGATACTTCCCTAAAAAGTACACAGCATAAAAATAAAGTATTGAACTCTTAAAACAAGTTTCTTTGTAGACTGGTAGTTGCCCTAAAAGAACCACTGGCATATACGATATTTCCATATGGTTTGACTAGCTTTGCCATCCATCATCCACAATTCTCCTTGCCTCAGGGTGATATTAAATGGAACTACCACAAAAAATATAAGCTATTTTGGAACATGGTTAGATATTAATATTTACTGGATATAAAGCACTCCAAGTGCATAATAAACACTTCGATCACAAAAGGTTATTTTCTTAGTCAAACTCAGGGGGGAATTCTTCAGTCAAACCAGACTGCTAATCAATTCCAAAGACAGCAAAGACACAGCTTTTTGTACACACTGGAACGTACAAGAACAGCTCTCCATACaacagaggaaggcaaagaaaACAAACATTACCTGCAGACTTTGCTTGACCATCTGTGAGGTTTAATGATGTTTCCAAGGGGTTGCAAAAGCAGGTGCTGGAGTGGCAGCTGGATAAACATTCGCTGAACACTGAGTTGGAGGAATTGGAGAGGGATCCCGACGTCCcatcactcagctcataaaatcctaaaaataaaaacagcattCTTTTGTAAGGAGAAGGGCACAAAACACACTGCAGAGCTAGAGGAATGATTGGATGTGGTTCAGAGAATGTGCAAGACAAGAAAGGGGAATTGAAGTGTCTCATTATCAGTACTTAGCCATATGCAAAATAGCAAACCTTTAGTGCCTGAGTGGGGCAGTTAATTAcaataagtaaatatataatcAAATGAACCACTGGAAGGAGCGCATTCCCACCCACACAGATAAATATATCACGTCAGTATCTCACACTTACCTGAACTGGGTCGACTGTCTGTTTCCAGATGCTCCTCTGTCTTTTCAACATCAATTTTGAGATCGTTTATTTGCTTGTCCAACTCATGAAGCTGGCTTAGTAAACCTGCGTCTCGCTTTCTAAGGCAGTTCTGTGGAAAAGAAATGGCAGTCAGAAATGTAATTTGAAACCAAACCTTGCATCAAAATACACTTATTCTAATCTTTACATTGATCTTGTCATTGCACTACAGCATGAACTGTGCCCAGACCATCTGTGCTGCTTGCCATTTACAGACATAAAGCTTTGTCTTTTAAGCTGTACCAAAAGAATTCAGATGCCACTAATAGAAGGAACTGACTGGCAGAAATCTGTGTCCTGCCAATAAGGAGTACTAACAGACACAAAACATtttgatattataaatatatattatatatacacatacacacaaatttGTTACGGTGAGGATGTGTAAACACAAACAAATGCATAGCCATATTAAAGCTGCACAACTGAAAGTGCAATGTAAGGGCAATGAGGTTAATCCTGTAAGAGGGTTACCCACTGGGTTCTGCTAATTACAAAATGATGAGAGTGCCAAACAAGGCATGCTGAAAGGGTTAAGCTCCTTAAACGTGTCGATTAGAGCTTCTGGTGGTTTTCCTTCCATTTGAAACAGCAGCCGATTCACAAAGCAGCTCCATTCAGGAGCAATCTGCGGGTGTGAGGCTGCCCCCTGGTGGTCACACCGTGCGCCTAATTGCTTTAGCAAATCGCTTCCTAGGATTCATTATACTAGAAAGCGAGCCAGATATCCACAGCGAGCTGGGACCTACTCCCTGCCCCATGAGCTGGGGGACCTACTCCCTGCCCCATGAGCTGGGGGACCTACTCCCTGCCCCATGAGCTGGGGGACCTACTCCCTGCCCCATGAGCTGGGGGACCTACTCCCTGCCCCATGAGCTGGGGGACCTACTCCCTGCCCCATGAGCTGGGGGACCTACTCCCTGCCCCATGAGCTGGGGGACCTACTCCCTGCCCCATGAGCTGGGGGACCTACTCCCTGCCCCATGAGCTGGGGGACCTACTCCCTGCTCCATGAGCTGGGGGACCTACTCCCTGCCCCATGAGCTGGGGGACCTACTCCCTGCCCCATGAGCTGGGGGAGTCAGATGCTTTCATATACTACTAATTAAGAGTCAGATGCGCTGCACACACAGGGGTTAGAAAACGGGTTTCTATACGAACTGAAAGAGCTCAGCAATGTATAGTGGGGATAAGATGGGGGGGATCAGCTAGTGCTAAAGAGTCGTGCAGCCCCGCATGTGGGTAGTATGTGAGACAGCTTTCCCAGTAATTATACTGCATGTAATCGAGCAGTAAATATATGTTGAGTACAGAATGCGCAGGGCAGTCTCCCATACATGTATTGAGAATATTAAGTGCAATGGGATCGTACATACGCAGGCATCACTAGTCTGTACACACCGTAACGGGAAATAGAATATAATTGAGCggacacatatataaatatatacatatcccTGCCCGGAGCACAAACTAAATAGCCTGCCCCACAGACCCAGCCCTGTGCCCCGCACCCAGACACCTACCAACTGCTTCTTTAGCAGCAAGATATTGTCCTCCAGGAACTTCTCCTCCAGGCTGCGGGGGGTGTCCCCTGCCCGAGTGGCAGTATCTCCGTGAGTCGGTGCCCCGGGGGTAAGTGCGCTCTTTACCAGCAGCTCCTGCCGGTGCCTGAGATAGCCCAGCTCCGCAAGTCCGGCCAAGGTCGCCTCCAGGCGCTCCCGGGTCCTCTGCCGCTCCGATTCCGCCTCTCCCTTGTCCTTACGGCGGGGGCTCTCCTGGTGTTGCCCCAGGTGGTCAGGGGTGGCGGGGATCGGCTTCATCCTGGGACAGCGAGCAAGCCACAAGCTAGAGCATCTGCAAAGGCAGCCAGGCTGGAAAGGAACAAGGGCGCTCCAATGAGCAGGTAATCCTTATCCTCACTATTCCGCAAGAACCGATCCCAAACTCCCACTTGTCAGCGGATACAATGCACCAAGTTTGCACAACGTGCGATTTAGCGTCTCCT from Xenopus tropicalis strain Nigerian chromosome 8, UCB_Xtro_10.0, whole genome shotgun sequence encodes:
- the dact1 gene encoding dapper 1, coding for MKPIPATPDHLGQHQESPRRKDKGEAESERQRTRERLEATLAGLAELGYLRHRQELLVKSALTPGAPTHGDTATRAGDTPRSLEEKFLEDNILLLKKQLNCLRKRDAGLLSQLHELDKQINDLKIDVEKTEEHLETDSRPSSGFYELSDGTSGSLSNSSNSVFSECLSSCHSSTCFCNPLETSLNLTDGQAKSADDFLEWLDYRDSQHETGTVRRSFSAPHSNSVDVAADVHPKYQCDLVSKNGNDIYRYPSPLHAVAVQSPMFLLSVMGNIKAEEPEEEIGPNDNDDCIVPELDHLKDEDSFLHQSSLCSLPLSSGKKMDGYILSIIQKKAHPVRTNKPRTSVNADPGKGILRHGSICVKQTGGVSQSSTVNLKNSKQTCLHSTGMISVDNSTYPSLKQCSKESLSEQLESKRMPSISTYPSCNVNELQSQNNSRNTVKSVCQGLARGSVAMTSNVQKENVTPNAPTNLSNASSSACNGSPRESTQMSALLPQEIKVVPPVKKISPKNTLLSYHASSSFDERPPLDFKSEGSSSQSLDEGLLVNAHYIPAQQQGVKLHKNIKNVKIVKSSTLKHRANVQYVAENGSQTLKEKSKAVGKKCRFPEDLDTNKKVKKSTPRTKKTSHPNFEPAVVGRNPVAVRSGIKSHGQPKDVVLAKPKHKRGDYRRWKSSAEISYEEALRRARRRAQREMMGVYAQVPFPYASPYAYIASDSEYSAECESLFHSTVVDTSEDEQSNYTTNCFGDSESSLSEVEFVGESTTSSDTDESGGLIWSQFVHTLPMQATATAELQTTAKAFVKIKASHNLKKKILRFRSGSLKLMTTV